From a region of the Natronogracilivirga saccharolytica genome:
- a CDS encoding DNA-directed RNA polymerase subunit omega gives MAVKSLDLEKIQSTTGNIYEGIVILSKRARQIAAQEKMELDEKLKYFEGFEEEEEYTFNEEQERITKEYEARPHPTQRAVNELIEEKIYYRGTENDEENS, from the coding sequence ATGGCAGTCAAGTCCCTGGATCTTGAAAAGATTCAAAGCACTACAGGAAATATATACGAAGGTATTGTCATCCTCTCTAAGCGTGCCCGTCAGATCGCAGCCCAGGAGAAAATGGAGCTTGACGAAAAGCTCAAGTACTTTGAAGGATTTGAGGAGGAAGAGGAGTACACCTTCAACGAAGAGCAGGAACGCATTACCAAGGAATACGAAGCACGCCCCCACCCTACCCAGCGTGCCGTAAACGAATTGATTGAAGAGAAGATCTACTACCGCGGCACCGAAAACGACGAAGAGAACTCCTGA
- the surE gene encoding 5'/3'-nucleotidase SurE gives MSNSLYDAERRILVCNDDGIFAPGIRALAEVAAEFGQVDIIAPDRQQSAVGHAITVSDPLRVTSFQINSRMEGQAVNGTPADCVKLGHDKLMQKKPDLVLSGINHGSNAGINIIYSGTVSAATEATILGYPAIAVSCMEFSESADLSGAQEAARRAVRYVLQNGLPAGVTLNVNAPGGPLKGLRWAKQANSRYVEEFEGRVDPHNKPYFWITGRLEILDKGEDLDLNLLKKGFGTITPIQYDLTAHSFYGKQGSELE, from the coding sequence ATGAGTAACAGTTTATATGATGCCGAAAGGCGCATCCTTGTATGCAACGACGACGGAATTTTTGCACCCGGAATACGTGCTCTGGCCGAAGTAGCTGCGGAGTTCGGACAGGTTGATATCATTGCACCTGACCGCCAGCAAAGTGCGGTAGGTCATGCAATCACCGTATCCGATCCGCTCAGGGTTACGTCATTTCAGATAAACTCCAGGATGGAGGGACAGGCTGTGAACGGAACGCCTGCAGACTGCGTGAAACTGGGCCATGACAAACTTATGCAGAAAAAACCAGACCTGGTACTCAGTGGTATCAACCATGGTTCCAATGCGGGGATTAATATCATTTACTCGGGAACCGTCAGTGCTGCAACCGAAGCAACGATTCTTGGTTATCCGGCGATTGCCGTCAGCTGCATGGAATTCAGTGAATCGGCTGATCTGAGCGGAGCCCAGGAGGCGGCGCGCCGGGCTGTCCGCTATGTCCTGCAAAACGGACTTCCTGCAGGCGTCACACTGAATGTGAATGCACCCGGAGGTCCGCTGAAAGGTCTCCGCTGGGCCAAGCAGGCCAACAGCAGGTATGTTGAAGAATTTGAAGGCCGCGTTGACCCGCATAATAAACCCTATTTCTGGATAACAGGAAGACTGGAGATACTTGACAAAGGCGAAGATCTGGATCTCAACCTGCTAAAAAAAGGGTTTGGCACCATCACACCGATACAGTACGATCTGACCGCCCACTCGTTTTACGGCAAACAGGGAAGTGAACTGGAATAA
- the glmM gene encoding phosphoglucosamine mutase, with protein sequence MIRYFVYLGTRLSALFTGKASGHRNDKQKFSISNSLFMSLMVSISGIRGIFGSDLTPQNLTLFASAFGTWLNGGTVVVGRDSRVTGELCERIVTASLQATGCNVVNLGIVPTPTVAMGVLQQKASGGIIISASHNPAEWNALKLLNGKSEFLDEKQGSEVIRIARNHSIRYRDYTGTGKVWCNETILEAHIDAILGLPYIDKEQIAKARFKVAVDAVNGAGSEAIPRLLERLGVEQVHCMNCVPDGRFPHDPEPLPEHLGEICGLIKNGSYDIGFVTDPDADRLSIVDENGELLGEEYTQAIAFDFMLGKKPGPVATNLSSSRIVDDIAAKYGQECHRSPVGEINVVKEMQRTGAVIGGEGNGGVINPDLHYGRDALAGIAMMLQHMAETRKPASLIRSEMPDYVITKTKILLQDLDADDVLARVAEHYSAEKLNTLDGVKIDFPDGWVHLRKSNTEPIIRIYSEAGNREKAEELAADIQKIIGN encoded by the coding sequence TTGATCAGATATTTTGTATACTTGGGCACCCGGCTTTCTGCACTGTTTACCGGCAAGGCATCCGGACACAGAAATGACAAACAAAAATTTTCAATCTCCAACTCTCTGTTTATGTCCCTGATGGTATCCATTTCCGGAATCCGCGGAATTTTCGGAAGTGATCTGACTCCTCAAAACCTGACTCTCTTCGCTTCGGCATTTGGCACCTGGCTGAACGGCGGAACCGTTGTTGTCGGACGCGACAGCAGGGTCACCGGCGAGTTGTGTGAGCGCATTGTGACCGCTTCACTGCAGGCTACCGGATGCAATGTAGTAAATCTGGGAATCGTGCCCACTCCCACGGTTGCCATGGGCGTACTGCAGCAAAAAGCTTCCGGCGGCATCATTATTTCGGCAAGCCACAACCCCGCTGAATGGAACGCACTGAAACTTCTTAACGGAAAAAGCGAATTTCTGGATGAAAAACAAGGCAGCGAAGTAATCCGCATCGCACGAAACCACAGCATCCGCTATCGCGATTACACCGGAACCGGCAAAGTCTGGTGCAATGAAACCATTCTTGAGGCTCACATCGACGCCATACTCGGGCTGCCATATATCGACAAGGAACAGATTGCAAAAGCACGGTTCAAGGTCGCCGTGGATGCCGTGAACGGTGCGGGTTCGGAGGCCATCCCGCGGCTTCTGGAGCGGCTCGGCGTCGAACAGGTCCACTGCATGAATTGTGTACCGGACGGCCGCTTTCCCCACGATCCCGAACCGCTGCCCGAACATCTTGGAGAAATCTGCGGGCTGATTAAAAACGGCAGCTATGACATTGGCTTTGTAACCGATCCGGATGCTGACAGACTTTCCATAGTTGATGAAAACGGTGAGCTGCTGGGTGAAGAATACACACAGGCCATTGCCTTTGACTTCATGCTTGGTAAGAAACCCGGACCTGTAGCAACAAACCTGTCGTCATCCAGAATTGTTGATGACATAGCAGCAAAATACGGGCAGGAGTGCCATCGTTCACCCGTCGGCGAAATCAATGTGGTCAAAGAGATGCAGCGGACCGGTGCTGTCATTGGCGGAGAGGGCAACGGCGGGGTAATTAACCCGGATCTGCATTACGGGCGGGATGCACTTGCGGGCATTGCGATGATGCTTCAGCATATGGCTGAAACCCGCAAACCAGCCTCGCTGATCCGGTCGGAAATGCCTGATTACGTCATTACCAAAACCAAAATATTGCTGCAGGATCTGGATGCTGATGATGTTCTGGCAAGAGTTGCAGAACACTATTCCGCGGAAAAACTGAACACACTCGACGGCGTGAAAATCGACTTCCCGGATGGATGGGTTCACTTGAGAAAATCCAACACAGAGCCCATTATCCGGATTTACTCCGAAGCAGGAAACCGTGAAAAGGCAGAAGAACTGGCTGCTGATATTCAAAAAATTATCGGAAACTGA
- the coaBC gene encoding bifunctional phosphopantothenoylcysteine decarboxylase/phosphopantothenate--cysteine ligase CoaBC: MISGKNIVIGVTGGIAAYKAVYLVRELQEAGAEVRVTMTAAAARFVGGDTFAAITRHDVPVHIFPEDPSQISENWTRHIHWAEWADMLVIAPCTANSLAKIVHGFSDSMLTATVLAARCPILICPTMDGEMYRSPATRSNLEKAGDMGFHLLEPDSGYLASGMQGIGRLPEPDRIIGRMEEILSDHITEPSRFLEGKHVLVTCGATREHLDPVRFLSNPSTGKMGLAMAAAARSCGARVTLLHAGSVDTGGVDATITRHAFSSTDELFRQVKAHADADIVIMTAAVSDFRPAQKHEHKVSKDSAELSITLERTPDILQWLGENRKKGQILIGFAMETRDLVPRSREKRIRKKADWIVGNDLTMDGSGFAVDTNNVVLVGEHMEKSLSGSKKSVARQLLQQIFESQVTG, encoded by the coding sequence ATGATAAGCGGCAAAAATATCGTCATCGGTGTAACCGGTGGCATTGCCGCCTATAAAGCGGTTTATCTGGTACGCGAACTGCAGGAAGCCGGTGCGGAAGTACGCGTGACCATGACTGCGGCTGCTGCCCGGTTTGTCGGCGGAGACACTTTTGCCGCCATTACACGGCACGACGTGCCCGTACACATCTTTCCTGAAGACCCTTCACAAATAAGCGAGAACTGGACACGCCACATTCACTGGGCGGAATGGGCCGATATGCTGGTGATTGCGCCATGCACCGCCAACAGTCTTGCCAAAATTGTACACGGCTTTTCGGATTCCATGCTTACGGCTACCGTCCTGGCCGCCCGCTGCCCCATACTCATTTGTCCGACCATGGACGGTGAAATGTACCGGTCACCCGCTACACGTTCCAATCTGGAAAAGGCCGGTGACATGGGTTTTCATCTGCTTGAACCCGATTCCGGTTATCTTGCCAGCGGCATGCAGGGCATCGGCAGGCTGCCGGAACCGGACCGCATTATCGGCCGCATGGAAGAAATTTTATCGGACCACATCACCGAACCCTCCCGTTTTCTTGAAGGCAAGCATGTACTGGTCACCTGCGGCGCCACCCGCGAACACCTCGATCCGGTCCGTTTTCTCTCCAACCCCTCGACGGGAAAAATGGGGCTTGCCATGGCCGCCGCCGCCCGGTCCTGCGGAGCACGTGTCACATTGCTGCATGCCGGGTCCGTCGATACCGGGGGTGTGGACGCAACAATAACCAGGCACGCCTTCAGCTCTACCGATGAATTGTTCAGGCAGGTCAAAGCCCATGCCGATGCCGATATTGTCATTATGACGGCGGCCGTTTCCGACTTCCGGCCTGCCCAAAAACACGAGCACAAAGTCAGCAAGGACAGTGCCGAACTCAGTATCACTCTTGAACGCACGCCGGATATCCTGCAATGGCTTGGAGAAAACCGGAAGAAAGGGCAGATACTGATTGGGTTTGCCATGGAAACGCGTGATCTGGTGCCCAGGTCACGGGAAAAACGCATCCGGAAAAAAGCCGACTGGATTGTTGGAAATGATCTCACCATGGACGGTTCCGGCTTTGCCGTCGATACCAATAATGTCGTTCTGGTGGGAGAGCACATGGAAAAGTCTCTTAGCGGCAGCAAAAAAAGTGTCGCACGCCAGCTTTTACAGCAAATATTTGAATCACAAGTCACCGGATGA
- a CDS encoding fumarate reductase/succinate dehydrogenase flavoprotein subunit — translation MTAKNNGILNSKVPEGSLQDKWDNHINSLKLVNPANKRKFTVLVVGTGLAGASAAASLAELGYNVKVFCIQDSPRRAHSIAAQGGINAAKNYPNDGDTIWRLFHDTIKGGDYRSREANVYRLAQVSNDIIDQCVAQGVPFAREYGGLLDNRSFGGAQVSRTFYARGQTGQQLLLGAYSAMMRQVSTGKVEMLSRREMLDLVKVDDKAKGIIVRNLTTGEIERYAGDAVLMCSGGYGNVFYLSTNAKNSNATAIWRCYKRGAQFGNPSFTQIHPTCIPVSGKYQSKLTLMSESLRNDGRVWVSKKKNDKRHPNDIPEDERDYFLERRYPSFGNLVPRDVASRNAKYVCDEGRGVGKTGLAVYMDFKDAINNFGEETIKAKYGNLFAMYEKITGENPYEVPMRIYPAVHFTMGGLWVDYNLSSTVPGLYVLGEANFADHGGNRLGASALMQGLADGYYVIPNTLGDYLAENLHADKVTTEHESFDKAEKETRDRINKLLNVKGKKTVLDFHRELGDLMWDNVGMSRNKENLEKAIKRIAELREEFWKDVNIPGESTTYNKYLEYALRVADFMELGELMARDALDREESCGGHFREEHQTDDGEAVRDDENFSHVSSWEYKGDDKEPVKHKEELEFEFVTPTQRSYK, via the coding sequence ATGACTGCAAAAAATAACGGAATATTGAATTCAAAAGTCCCTGAAGGAAGTCTGCAGGACAAATGGGACAATCATATTAACAGTCTCAAACTTGTCAACCCTGCGAACAAGCGAAAGTTTACGGTCCTTGTTGTCGGAACCGGACTCGCCGGTGCATCGGCTGCCGCATCGCTGGCCGAACTGGGATACAATGTAAAAGTATTCTGCATCCAGGATTCACCGCGGCGTGCGCACAGTATCGCTGCTCAGGGCGGGATCAACGCAGCCAAAAATTATCCCAACGATGGTGATACCATCTGGCGGTTGTTTCACGACACCATAAAGGGCGGGGATTACCGCTCCCGTGAGGCGAATGTATACCGTCTTGCCCAGGTCAGCAATGACATCATCGATCAGTGCGTGGCACAGGGCGTCCCGTTCGCACGGGAGTATGGCGGACTGCTTGACAACCGCTCTTTCGGCGGAGCTCAGGTCAGCCGAACATTTTATGCCCGGGGCCAAACCGGACAGCAGCTTCTGCTTGGTGCCTATTCGGCCATGATGAGGCAGGTCAGCACCGGCAAGGTAGAAATGCTTTCCCGCCGCGAAATGCTTGACCTGGTAAAAGTAGATGATAAAGCCAAGGGCATTATCGTGCGAAACCTCACTACGGGTGAAATCGAACGCTATGCCGGTGATGCCGTACTGATGTGCAGCGGAGGTTACGGCAATGTTTTCTATCTGTCCACCAATGCCAAAAACTCCAATGCGACGGCTATCTGGAGATGTTACAAGCGCGGGGCTCAGTTTGGCAATCCCAGCTTCACCCAGATTCATCCGACCTGTATCCCGGTATCCGGCAAGTATCAGTCCAAGCTTACCCTGATGAGTGAAAGCCTCAGAAATGACGGACGTGTCTGGGTATCCAAAAAGAAAAACGACAAACGCCACCCCAACGACATCCCCGAAGATGAAAGGGACTATTTCCTGGAGCGCAGATATCCGAGCTTTGGCAACCTGGTTCCAAGGGACGTAGCTTCACGAAATGCCAAGTATGTATGTGACGAAGGCAGGGGCGTCGGCAAAACCGGTCTTGCGGTCTATATGGACTTCAAGGATGCCATCAATAACTTTGGTGAGGAAACCATTAAGGCTAAATATGGCAACCTGTTTGCCATGTATGAAAAAATTACCGGTGAAAACCCGTATGAAGTACCGATGCGTATCTATCCCGCCGTTCACTTTACGATGGGCGGACTCTGGGTGGATTACAATCTGTCATCGACCGTACCCGGACTTTATGTGCTTGGTGAGGCAAACTTTGCTGACCACGGCGGCAACCGACTGGGAGCCAGCGCATTGATGCAGGGACTTGCCGACGGCTACTATGTCATACCCAATACTCTGGGTGATTATCTGGCTGAAAACCTGCATGCCGATAAAGTAACCACCGAGCATGAATCATTTGACAAAGCGGAAAAAGAGACCAGAGACCGGATTAACAAGCTGCTGAATGTAAAAGGCAAAAAGACGGTACTGGATTTCCACCGCGAGCTGGGTGATCTGATGTGGGACAATGTCGGTATGTCACGCAACAAGGAGAATCTGGAAAAAGCTATCAAGCGCATAGCCGAACTGCGGGAAGAGTTCTGGAAGGATGTCAATATTCCGGGTGAGAGCACCACATACAACAAATATCTGGAATATGCCCTGCGTGTAGCCGACTTTATGGAACTTGGTGAGCTGATGGCACGTGATGCACTGGACAGGGAAGAGTCCTGTGGCGGGCATTTCCGCGAAGAGCATCAGACCGATGATGGTGAGGCGGTACGTGATGATGAAAACTTCAGTCATGTATCCAGCTGGGAATACAAAGGTGATGACAAAGAGCCTGTAAAACATAAGGAAGAGCTCGAGTTTGAGTTTGTCACGCCCACCCAGCGAAGCTACAAATAA
- a CDS encoding succinate dehydrogenase/fumarate reductase iron-sulfur subunit: MTIHLKIWRQKDRNSPGKLVDYTVDDVNPDMSFLEMLDWLNERLMNEGEEPIEFDHDCREGICGSCNLVLNGMAHGPMPGTAVCQLHMRKYKDGDTIVVEPWRAKAFPMIKDLVVDREAFDRIMSAGGYISVNTGAPADANALPINKFDADLAFDYAACIGCGACVAACPNSSASLFTGAKIAQLAHLPQGHPERKKRVVKMVDKMAEEGFGDCSNFAECEAVCPAEISITAIAEMRREYVKALSEIE; encoded by the coding sequence ATGACCATTCACCTGAAGATCTGGAGACAAAAAGACCGCAACTCTCCGGGCAAACTGGTGGATTATACGGTGGATGATGTCAATCCGGACATGTCATTTCTGGAAATGCTCGACTGGCTCAATGAACGCCTGATGAATGAAGGTGAGGAGCCCATTGAGTTTGACCATGACTGCCGCGAAGGCATTTGCGGATCCTGTAATCTCGTGCTCAATGGAATGGCACACGGTCCCATGCCCGGAACTGCAGTTTGCCAGCTCCATATGAGGAAGTACAAAGACGGCGATACGATAGTAGTGGAGCCATGGCGCGCCAAGGCATTTCCGATGATCAAGGACCTCGTTGTGGACCGGGAAGCTTTCGACCGCATCATGTCTGCGGGAGGATATATTTCCGTGAATACCGGGGCACCTGCCGACGCCAATGCGTTGCCGATCAATAAGTTTGATGCTGACTTGGCGTTTGATTATGCAGCATGCATCGGATGCGGAGCCTGTGTGGCCGCCTGTCCCAATTCTTCGGCTTCACTGTTTACCGGCGCCAAAATCGCCCAGCTGGCTCATCTGCCTCAGGGCCATCCGGAACGTAAAAAACGCGTGGTTAAGATGGTCGACAAAATGGCTGAGGAAGGCTTCGGAGACTGCTCAAACTTTGCCGAGTGCGAAGCCGTTTGTCCGGCTGAGATCTCGATAACAGCTATTGCCGAAATGCGGCGTGAATACGTAAAGGCTTTGAGCGAGATTGAGTAA
- the gmk gene encoding guanylate kinase — MTENKTSSGSKNPEPSETDQVKRGKIIILVAPSGAGKTTLARRLLNDFPDMKFSVSATTRPPRSHEVHGKDYFFISPEEFDAAVKRNEFLEWEEFYGGRRYGSLISKVEKELKKGYFILFDIEVKGAMNIKSQYGDEALAVFIKPPSDEVLIERLKNRGTESDETLQLRLDRARMELTYADKFDHVIVNDDLERCYKELHSLVHSFMNQSKTH; from the coding sequence GTGACGGAAAACAAAACATCATCCGGAAGCAAGAATCCGGAACCTTCAGAAACTGACCAGGTCAAAAGAGGAAAGATCATTATTCTCGTAGCCCCCAGCGGTGCCGGCAAAACCACCCTTGCCCGCCGGTTGCTTAACGACTTTCCCGATATGAAGTTTTCCGTGTCCGCCACAACACGTCCGCCCCGGTCACACGAAGTTCACGGCAAGGATTATTTTTTCATTTCACCTGAGGAATTTGATGCCGCAGTAAAAAGAAATGAGTTTCTGGAGTGGGAGGAGTTTTATGGCGGCAGGCGTTACGGTTCGCTGATCAGCAAAGTTGAAAAAGAGCTGAAAAAAGGATATTTTATTTTGTTCGACATCGAAGTAAAAGGAGCGATGAATATCAAGTCGCAATACGGAGATGAAGCCCTGGCCGTTTTCATCAAGCCACCGTCCGACGAAGTACTGATTGAACGACTTAAAAATCGTGGAACGGAGAGTGATGAGACCCTGCAGCTTCGCCTTGACCGTGCGAGAATGGAGTTGACATATGCCGACAAGTTCGACCATGTAATAGTCAACGACGATCTCGAACGCTGTTACAAAGAACTCCATTCGCTTGTACACTCCTTTATGAATCAATCAAAAACCCACTGA
- the panB gene encoding 3-methyl-2-oxobutanoate hydroxymethyltransferase, with protein MSTQPPSASASRITTRTVVEMKHRAEKISMLTAYDYTMAKIVDQAGIEIILVGDSASNVMAGHETTLPITLDQMIYHTLCVVRGAERSLVVADLPFMSYQVTDTGALKSAGRMMKEAGAHAVKLEGGAYIASTIKKIVDAGIPVMGHLGLTPQSIYKFGTYKVRATEEEEARQLLDDARKLEEAGCFAVVLEKIPYKLAEQVTAELSVPTIGIGAGNACDGQVLVTHDMLGLNKDFSPRFLRRYADLHTVMTDAFHKYKSDVKKGLFPDTKEQYE; from the coding sequence ATGAGTACACAACCACCATCAGCATCCGCATCCCGAATTACCACAAGAACCGTAGTTGAAATGAAGCACCGTGCTGAGAAAATCAGCATGTTAACGGCATATGACTACACCATGGCAAAGATTGTTGATCAGGCCGGTATCGAAATCATACTGGTCGGCGACTCAGCCAGCAATGTCATGGCCGGACACGAAACTACACTTCCAATTACCCTTGATCAGATGATTTATCACACACTTTGTGTGGTTCGCGGAGCTGAACGCTCTCTGGTTGTTGCCGATCTGCCTTTTATGAGCTATCAGGTTACTGATACGGGTGCGCTGAAAAGTGCCGGACGCATGATGAAAGAAGCCGGCGCTCATGCTGTCAAGCTTGAGGGTGGCGCATACATCGCATCTACCATTAAAAAAATTGTTGACGCCGGTATACCGGTCATGGGCCATCTCGGTCTTACTCCTCAGAGCATCTACAAATTCGGCACATACAAAGTCAGGGCAACGGAAGAGGAGGAGGCCCGTCAGCTCCTCGATGATGCCAGGAAGCTTGAAGAAGCCGGTTGTTTTGCTGTTGTCCTGGAAAAAATTCCATACAAGCTTGCCGAACAGGTTACTGCTGAACTTTCGGTTCCCACCATAGGGATAGGTGCCGGAAATGCATGTGACGGACAGGTTCTGGTGACTCATGATATGCTTGGACTTAACAAGGATTTTTCACCCAGGTTTTTGCGGCGATATGCCGATCTGCACACGGTAATGACAGATGCCTTCCATAAATACAAATCAGACGTAAAAAAGGGATTGTTCCCTGACACAAAAGAGCAGTATGAGTAA
- a CDS encoding esterase/lipase family protein, with protein MVKTLPQPDVYPVRYPVLLCHGYGTIAGFVTPSPLHHVCMQMRKHGVMAFAPNIVPYARIEVRSAEWLKILGRIMLETSAPRVNIIAYSMGGLDIRHMVHKHNLADVVASVTTICTPHRGSSLAETALNTPKIIRDQLLNITNMMGNKVYPDIPSDADGALHQLTRKHINESFNKKITDVPGIPYFSFSSACGKGTSHKINTPLRYFNNIIYENEGVNDGFVSKESAVYGDHIRPTYLSHLELIKLGLMREHRKEWLHFWRDVMNLLVEAKL; from the coding sequence ATGGTCAAAACATTACCCCAACCGGATGTGTATCCGGTCAGATATCCTGTTCTTCTCTGTCACGGATACGGTACCATTGCCGGGTTTGTCACACCTTCCCCGCTTCACCATGTGTGCATGCAGATGAGAAAGCACGGGGTCATGGCTTTTGCGCCAAACATCGTGCCGTATGCCCGAATTGAGGTCCGGTCAGCAGAGTGGCTGAAAATTCTGGGGCGGATAATGCTTGAAACATCGGCACCCAGGGTAAACATTATAGCCTACAGCATGGGCGGGCTTGACATTCGTCACATGGTGCATAAACACAATCTGGCTGATGTCGTTGCATCTGTCACAACCATATGCACTCCTCACCGGGGTTCCTCGCTTGCGGAGACGGCACTGAATACTCCGAAAATCATACGCGATCAGTTATTAAATATCACCAATATGATGGGCAACAAAGTATATCCCGATATTCCGAGTGACGCTGACGGTGCCTTGCACCAACTCACCAGGAAGCATATCAACGAGTCTTTCAACAAGAAGATTACCGATGTCCCCGGCATCCCCTATTTCTCCTTTTCGTCTGCCTGCGGGAAAGGGACCAGTCACAAAATCAACACTCCGCTCAGGTATTTCAACAATATTATCTACGAAAATGAAGGTGTGAATGACGGGTTCGTAAGTAAAGAAAGTGCCGTTTACGGTGATCATATCCGCCCGACGTATCTGTCACATCTCGAACTCATCAAGCTGGGACTGATGCGCGAGCACAGAAAGGAGTGGCTGCACTTCTGGAGAGATGTTATGAACCTGCTGGTTGAAGCAAAACTGTAG
- a CDS encoding succinate dehydrogenase cytochrome b subunit, with protein sequence MSKAATFLTSQVGRKIATGVTGIGLVLFIIVHLLGNLAYFAGPEAINTYSHTLHQMGPILWIVRLGLLAFFLYHAWLGISIWLEKRRARPEGYQVYASRGGASKQNWSSRSMIITGVLLLLFVITHLNTFAFHDFSYIEHGGVEMHNVHERLTEVFAQPLYTVYYVAIMILLGMHLRHGVWSAFQSLGWMSRNTNPIIYSVALVLAVIIAIGFIGLPVSIYFGLV encoded by the coding sequence ATGTCGAAAGCAGCCACCTTCCTTACGTCTCAAGTGGGCAGAAAGATTGCAACAGGAGTTACCGGTATCGGTCTGGTTCTGTTCATTATAGTCCACTTGCTGGGTAACCTTGCCTATTTTGCGGGACCCGAAGCAATTAACACCTATTCCCACACCCTTCATCAGATGGGGCCGATTCTCTGGATTGTGCGGCTCGGCCTGCTGGCGTTCTTCCTGTACCATGCCTGGCTGGGAATTTCTATCTGGCTGGAAAAGCGCCGGGCGCGTCCGGAGGGATATCAGGTTTATGCAAGCCGCGGAGGTGCCAGCAAGCAGAACTGGAGCTCCCGTTCCATGATTATCACCGGTGTGCTTTTGTTGCTTTTTGTAATCACACACCTGAACACCTTCGCCTTCCATGACTTTTCCTATATCGAACATGGCGGAGTGGAGATGCATAACGTGCACGAACGTCTAACAGAAGTTTTCGCACAACCGCTTTATACCGTGTACTACGTAGCGATCATGATCCTTCTGGGCATGCATTTGCGCCACGGTGTCTGGAGTGCATTTCAGTCTCTCGGCTGGATGTCACGTAACACCAACCCGATAATCTACAGTGTGGCCCTTGTGCTTGCTGTAATCATTGCAATCGGGTTCATCGGTCTCCCTGTCAGTATTTATTTTGGATTGGTTTAA
- a CDS encoding YicC/YloC family endoribonuclease, whose product MLESMTGYGRGEHTSGSIRVTTEIRSVNNRYCEVTPKLPPQLQPFEQQIKDIVQKGISRGKISMTIDIEYHADDTDPVPVREDILKTRLKTLEKIKSVAGISEPVTLDHLLVFDELFDVSAKDSELMQKQYQVAEKAVKQAVEELVQMRRSEGKNLQKDLEERIEMLKTHCKDVSANEKSRIEEARKKMSERLTQLLDDSRVDEDRIEQEIAILADRLDISEELVRMDSHITYFGESLQSTASQGKKLNFILQEMHREINTIGSKAHSPEISRSVVEMKEIVENIREQIQNIA is encoded by the coding sequence ATGCTTGAATCCATGACCGGATATGGCCGGGGAGAACACACCTCCGGCAGCATTCGTGTTACCACAGAAATCAGGTCAGTCAACAACCGCTACTGTGAAGTAACGCCAAAACTTCCGCCACAGCTGCAGCCCTTTGAACAGCAAATCAAAGATATTGTCCAGAAAGGAATTTCACGCGGCAAAATCAGCATGACAATAGACATTGAGTACCACGCCGACGATACCGACCCGGTTCCTGTAAGAGAAGATATCCTCAAGACACGTTTGAAAACTCTTGAAAAAATAAAATCAGTTGCCGGAATCAGTGAACCGGTAACACTTGATCACCTGCTCGTTTTCGATGAATTGTTTGATGTATCAGCAAAAGATTCCGAACTGATGCAGAAACAGTACCAGGTTGCTGAAAAAGCAGTGAAGCAAGCCGTCGAAGAGCTGGTGCAAATGCGGCGCAGCGAAGGGAAAAACCTTCAGAAAGACCTTGAAGAACGTATCGAGATGCTGAAAACACATTGCAAAGACGTCTCGGCAAACGAAAAAAGCCGCATCGAAGAAGCCAGGAAAAAAATGTCGGAACGCCTCACCCAGCTGCTTGATGACAGCCGGGTTGATGAAGATCGCATAGAGCAGGAAATTGCCATTCTGGCTGACCGGCTGGACATATCCGAGGAGCTGGTACGGATGGATTCACATATTACATATTTTGGCGAATCTCTGCAAAGCACTGCCTCGCAGGGAAAAAAACTTAATTTCATACTGCAGGAAATGCATCGTGAGATCAATACCATCGGGTCAAAAGCACATAGCCCGGAAATTTCCAGGTCGGTTGTGGAAATGAAAGAAATAGTTGAAAACATCAGGGAACAAATTCAGAATATCGCGTGA